One genomic region from Gossypium hirsutum isolate 1008001.06 chromosome D13, Gossypium_hirsutum_v2.1, whole genome shotgun sequence encodes:
- the LOC107919045 gene encoding probable metal-nicotianamine transporter YSL7 gives MVRSIDNHNDDHQEGWETEALDNGDQESTDKVLVEAAFKGTPVPPWNKQITVRAVVTSLVLSLVFNFIVCKLNLTTGVIPSLNVAAGLLGFAVVKTWTTVLEKLGLLKQPFTRQENTVIQTCVVASSGIAFSSGTASYLLGMSPLVAGQGDSGNTPENVKRLSLGWMIGFLFVVSFVGLFSIVTLRKIMILKYKLTYPSGTATAYLINSFHTPKGAKLAKKQVAVLFKSFAVSFVWAFFQWFYTAVDGCGFSNFPTFGLQAYDKKFYFDFSSTYIGVGMICPYMVNVSMLLGAIFSWGVLWPIIEGKKGVWYSAELSPTSLHGLQGYKVFIAISMMLGDGLYHVLFMLIKTIHSLIVKNSGKKDSSVVAPGASVLDSETADYDEIRRTEFFMKDQIPNKVALSGYVVLAIISVIVVPFIFHQLKWYHILVAYAIAPILAFCNAYGCGLTDWSLASNYGKLAIIIFSSWVGLNNGGVVAGLASCGVMMSIVSTASDLMQDFKTGYLTLSSPRSMFFAQVIGTAIGCIMSPMVFWFFYKAYPIGDPSGTYPAPYGLLYRGIALLGVEGISSLPKNCLNLVIVFFLIAFAINLIKELLQRYETKLGLHRFVPSPMCMAIPFYLGGFFGIDMCVGSLILFLWERRNKQQATDFAPAVASGLICGDSLWGVPAAILSLLNVKPPICMKFLSAAVNAKVDSFLEGN, from the exons ATGGTGAGATCAATAGATAACCACAATGATGATCATCAAGAAGGGTGGGAAACAGAAGCCCTTGATAACGGTGATCAGGAATCGACGGATAAAGTATTGGTGGAGGCAGCTTTCAAAGGGACGCCGGTTCCGCCATGGAACAAGCAGATAACAGTGAGGGCTGTGGTGACTAGCCTTGTTTTGAGCTTGGTCTTCAACTTCATTGTCTGCAAGCTTAATCTAACCACCGGTGTTATACCGTCTCTCAACGTCGCCGCTGGTTTGTTGGGTTTTGCCGTCGTCAAAACGTGGACCACCGTTCTCGAGAAGCTTGGACTCTTGAAACAACCTTTCACGAGGCAAGAGAATACCGTCATCCAAACATGTGTCGTCGCCTCATCGGGCATTGCCTTCAGCA GTGGCACTGCAAGTTACTTGTTGGGGATGAGCCCGCTTGTAGCAGGTCAAGGAGACAGTGGGAATACGCCAGAAAATGTAAAGAGACTATCACTTGGGTGGATGATAGGGTTTCTCTTTGTCGTCAGCTTTGTTGGCTTGTTTTCTATTGTGACCCTCAGAAAG ATAATGATCTTGAAATATAAGTTAACATATCCTAGTGGGACAGCGACTGCATACCTCATCAACAGTTTCCACACACCCAAAGGTGCCAAGTTGGCCAA GAAACAAGTTGCTGTTCTCTTCAAAAGCTTTGCCGTCAGCTTTGTATGGGCGTTTTTCCAATGGTTTTACACTGCTGTTGATGGCTGCGGGTTTTCGAACTTCCCCACCTTCGGTCTCCAAGCATACGACAAGAA GTTCTACTTTGATTTCTCATCAACATATATTGGTGTGGGGATGATTTGCCCTTACATGGTGAATGTGTCTATGCTTTTGGGAGCCATCTTTTCATGGGGAGTCTTGTGGCCAATTATTGAGGGCAAGAAAGGCGTGTGGTATAGTGCTGAGCTTAGTCCAACCAGTCTCCATGGCTTGCAAGGATACAAA GTTTTTATTGCTATTTCCATGATGCTTGGTGATGGGCTATATCATGTTCTCTTCATGCTAATCAAGACCATACATAGCCTCATAGTTAAAAACTCCGGTAAGAAGGACTCGTCTGTTGTTGCCCCCGGTGCTTCGGTTCTTGATTCAGAGACTGCAGATTACGATGAAATTAGACGAACTGAGTTCTTCATGAAAGATCAGATTCCGAATAAGGTAGCCTTGTCGGGCTATGTTGTCCTGGCGATCATATCCGTCATTGTTGTTCCTTTCATCTTCCACCAACTAAAGTGGTACCACATTCTCGTTGCTTATGCCATTGCACCCATATTGGCCTTTTGCAACGCCTACGGTTGCGGTCTCACCGACTGGTCTCTAGCCTCCAACTACGGGAAATTAGCCATCATCATTTTCAGCTCGTGGGTTGGACTCAATAACGGTGGTGTCGTTGCCGGTCTAGCATCTTGCGGTGTGATGATGAGTATCGTTTCCACAGCCTCCGATCTCATGCAGGACTTCAAAACGGGATACCTCACTCTGTCATCTCCCCGCTCCATGTTTTTCGCCCAAGTAATAGGGACCGCCATTGGCTGCATCATGTCACCAATGGTCTTTTGGTTCTTCTACAAGGCTTACCCTATAGGTGACCCCAGTGGCACATACCCTGCACCCTACGGTCTCTTATACCGCGGAATCGCACTTCTCGGCGTCGAAGGCATCTCTTCACTCCCCAAAAACTGCCTCAACCTTGTCATCGTGTTCTTTCTCATTGCATTCGCCATAAACTTGATTAAAGAGCTGTTGCAGCGATACGAGACGAAGTTAGGGCTTCATCGGTTCGTCCCTAGTCCAATGTGCATGGCCATCCCATTTTACCTAGGTGGATTCTTTGGCATTGACATGTGTGTAGGGAGTTTGATTCTCTTCTTGTGGGAGAGGAGGAACAAGCAGCAGGCCACTGACTTTGCACCAGCCGTGGCATCGGGACTCATCTGCGGTGACTCGTTGTGGGGTGTACCGGCTGCTATTCTTTCCCTTCTTAACGTCAAACCTCCTATTTGCATGAAGTTTCTCTCGGCCGCCGTTAATGCCAAGGTCGACAGCTTCTTGGAAGGAAACTAA